Below is a genomic region from Primulina eburnea isolate SZY01 chromosome 9, ASM2296580v1, whole genome shotgun sequence.
CACTGGTACTTCTGATGTGCCACTATTTTTCTTCACCGAGGAAGATGAAAGAAATTTACCTGATGCATCGTTTTATTTTGcctatatattttttcatgaactAATACAAAGTTGTGATTCATTTTTACCTGTGACAATAATTTATTGAGCCAGGGATAACAGAGAAAACATACAAGAAAATAAGATGCAGTTTTCGTTTTGTTTTgggttttttttataaagtttGTCTGGAATGTAAAGACAGTATGTAACTCTGTAAATTTGAGATTATTTGCAGTTTTATCATTTATCTGTTTGTTTGCAAGCTGTAATGAGACCACTGCCTGCAATTTGGATTATTGCATatgtatgtatctatatacctataaaagtgtggatttttcacattgttttccGATTGTGCATTGACAAGAATACCCTTCATGCAAACTTGAATTGACAATAAAAGTGTAAATAAAGggtcaaaatttcataattgtCATTTACCATCTTCATCTAATAGGACATAAATTACTGACTGTTTCCTAATCATTACTACTATTTACTTGTCATTTAGAGCCCGTTAATTTCAATTTCAAATCGTTGTGTAGCAGGCCTCTTGAGTCTGACTAAAGTTTTACTATGAATACTTTCTTTTAGCAATTCATACATCGAGCATTATTTACTTGCACGTGCAATTCCCTTCCTCATTCAGAACTATGGAGCTTTATTTGATTTCTCGGGAGCAGGAATTACAAATCCAGTTTAGTTGAAAGGTTTAGGCAACGGTTCAATCATTGACCTCTCGTCAGAATATTGGGCATACCAGGTAATTGGTCCGAACTTTGTAACACACCATACATACACTGTGATAGAACTTGTTCCTTGATGAACTCTACAAGTACGGAGAAAAAACATTTGtagagaatttaataaatttacaGCTTGTCACCATTATAAAATTTCTCACTATAAATTTTTCCTCACCAGATTGATTTGAAAGGGGAAGAATCAGGGCTATCTACAGCAAGTTCCCGACTTGGTTGTACAAGCCTGCTTCGCCTAAATATACTCCTCCGACTTTACAAGGTAACATCATGCATTCTCATTTGTTGCCATTCAACTTTTTCACGTTAAGAGAATGGAAATCTCCTTGTGGCCTTTTGGTAATTGTTAGATTAATATAATGTCTAAAGCTTGTACAGGGGTCAGTATTTGTTGAATTTCAGACtcaatttttttcttatatTATCGACAATGCAATGTGAATTAATAGGTCAAGTTGTTAAATATTTAACTATATTCAATCAAGCAAATTTTCATAgtcaataaattaaattattaaagttaCAAATTTTTTCGTTTGAAATCCATATATTTGAAACTAAAATCGATTAAAACTAATTATGAGTCACGATCTCGTCCTCATTCTCATACTACGTACCAATTAATGCGTCTGCACAATAATGGATAACATACAAATTAAAGTGAAAGGAAGTAAATTATTAGTTAAAGAATAAGATTTTCATGCAAATGCAGATAAGTTCAGAAAATGGAATGGGGATTTCAGGTCTTGTTCAAGCGAGACGAGGAAAATGGCAAATCAAATAGGAACCAAGGCACATTCAATTACCATTCTACTGAACAATTATGGGAAAAAACTGCATCTTAACATTAGCAAATGAAGAAGTAGAGCCTGTCGTTGTCCATGTCAAATCACGAAAATTCTTTGAAGTCAATttatataacataaattttGGGCTATGATCCATCCATAACTGCATAAATACatgtgaaaaaaaatttaaaatattgttttagcaaaatattaataaagagtCCCACAATTTTGGATCTTGAATATGACATATTTTCAATTTTAGGATCATATTTATCAGTTTGTTGATGTAATGGGTAAAAAAAACATCAACATCTTATTCCAAGAGGTATTTCTTATCTCTTGATTGCTTAGTTCACATCCTTTTATGTCATTCTATATGTATTATTCAGTTTAATTCATTTATACTTAATATGATAGAGTATATTATTGAAAGTTCTTACAATGAATCTTCATCCATCTTTTTCCAAAATAGTATGTTGTTTGGCGTGACGGCTGGATTAGAAACACAACAACTTCTTCACCATAAAGTGCGATATGAAGGTGAAACGTCTTTAAaaagtttatttgatttatcgaTACAATCTATTCTTATATCCTATGTTAATTACCTAAACTTCATACAATTTAACGATGAGGTGAAAAAGAATTTCTCAGAGAGCTCACGAAAAAAATATAAGACCTTCTCAGTTCAGGAGCGTCGACAATATATTGATAAAGTTTTGGAAAATCGGAAGAAAAGAAAAGCTGTTGATTTCCATCCTACCACATCTCAAAAAGCGCACAAACAAAATTGTGATGGGTTGCTCAAGGCTTTACGAAATCTAGGTATCTATCAATGTCAAATGTCAAAttgatatcaataatatcataaaaatatatttgttatttaacacttatattttatctttttatttCACCTTCTTCAATATCGTTTCGAGTTATGAATTTCTGCAAGTTAAACCATTGTTTACGAGCAAATTTTAGTGAAATTCATAGAATGGCTGATTCTTTATTgaatctctcttttttttttttttttttttttggatacgAGGATGAATTATTACTTATTAGTGTTCTCATGGGTGTGTGATGCAGTTGAAAAGTCAATATGGGTATTTAGGTCATTGAACAAATCATGTAACGACAAAATCAtgtaaaacaaaatataattttatctcAATTACCACACAtctttatataaaaattattttatcactCGAATTTGGGAAATAATACTAATCTCACCTCACCTATCAAACGGGCTCTAAATATACAATACAGAGTATAACAAAAATGGCATGTAACACAATTCCAAGAACGATATGTTCATTAATGTACATGGATTACATAGTAAGGGTAGCTTCAAacttatgaaattttaaaacgAATGGAAATGATTGAAGGATGAGCTAAATACCTGGTGATAATGTCCAACTAAATTGGGTGAGCTAGGTGGACAATTTACTTGGTTGAGTTATGTTTCTTTCTTGTGAATACTGATGACCGGGAAAAAAGGTTTCCGTGCTAGGTAATCTATAcatttgaagagaaaagaacTTTAGTGGACATAACTACTACCCCTCTTAAGTCTGTGAgtattaattttatcaaataactcatctttatactacatttaaatgttttattcttTTAATTCTCTCTACATATTTTTCCATGATTATAttgtaattttgtaattatatttttattgcaatttctaattaagtaataaattatagtatcacaaaaatatttatgaacgtctatttcttttgttatatttcaaattttaatggtTAAAATCATATAGTTTCAAatctatatttaataattattatatgagCTTATTTGATATTTAACATATAATCTTATTTGAATGTCCGTTTTTCtacatatattgatttatttattattttaaaacttatttaacAAGAAATTAACAGTCATCAATGTTAGTTTACGAAAGATCGATATATAGAATTTATTATACATGACATAtagaattgtaaaaataaaaagtaaaaaaaaaatttaagaggttaaatcaaatattatgagttatattttaCTATCAATATTACTATTTCATTTGTATTAATATTGTTTTTAAGAGTTAGTCGTAgtgattttaaattgataattatttgtcTTTAGTACGCTTCGCTTTTGtagattatgatttatacattggtaaaatacataatttggttgatttttaggttattatgatttatacattgtgtttgaatttttttaaaaaaatttgtttcatttcattttgttttatatattatgttcattacaatttattatataacataaaatcaactgcttgaattttaatttgggaaacaattttgaaagtaaGTTATATAAGTTTTATAAATCGTCTAATATGATAAGAAATTAAGCTCAGATTAATAACAAAatgattcaaattatttttttggaaatcatattttttaatttttataatataattgaaattacgtgcaacgcacgtgcatcaTGCTAGTTAATAAAAAAGGCTGGTACTCGAGAGACATGGTCCAAGGATGGCTGCTTGGTCGGCGGCCTAAGGAAGATACTTTAGCACCTCGAATGTGGCCAGCATGCTGATCTCCCTATCTATGGTTTTGCTCTGGTAAATTGGTTGAAACCTCTTTTTTACTGTTTTTGTAGTGTAACCGTTTGCCGCGGATTTATGTGCTGGGGTTTGCTGCTGGTAGACTCTAGGTTTTAAATGCTTGTTGGTTATTGTTGTGTTTCCATTTCCGTGGCTAAAAGTTGCTTCTGCTGTGTTCGTCTTGTgtgatttaaattttttctttgTGAAAATTTgctgtttttgtttttgattaACTGTTGTGTTTTTTGAAAATGACTATAACTGGATATAACCTCGAACCTTTTATTGGAAAAACAGATTTTTCCACTACATCCAACtccaaaattttttaaaaaaggaaaTAACATTTGCCTTCATAGATTGcatatgtttaagtatgtaatCAAACCAAGTCGAGCTGAGTCAAACTCTTAAATGTTTGAGCTTGACTTGTCATCGAGCCGAAatcgagctttatttaacgaatatattaATGGCTCACAAGCTTATTCAAGCTTTTGTCGAGCCTAAACGaacttaataaatataaaaaatttaagagtaggtctcatgtgagaccgtctcacggatcataatctgtgagacgggtcaaccctacccatattcacaataaaaaataatacttttagcataaaaagtaatacttttgcatagatgacccaaataagagatccgtctcacagatacgacccgtgagaccgtctcacacaagtttttgccaaaatttaaatattcattataaattcgttaaaaaataaattatatatttaaagaaatatataacattattattaaaatttgtaaatttattctaataaataaatttaatagatttttatatatatttcatgagTAATTTgcaaaatcaaataattaaatgtcaaaattattattttttcatctaagaGATTACTCATGAATTTATCAACGAACACGAATATTGTAAAATTTGAGCATGGTTCGTTTATCTCAAACGATTTTTTATATAATCGAACTTCGAATAACTCACGAACTACTATAAGAGTTATTATTAGACTGGCTGcccaattatattttaaaataaaattttaaatctcaCGGACCTGATAGCCCAATAGTAGAAGGCCCGGACCATGCTTCAATTGAAGAAATCGGGTCAATAAATACGCGGAGCCCAATCCTTATATTCTATTTATGGCCGGGTTCTGCAAAGGAATTCGCGAGCGAAATCATTTTTCATAGCCAATCATCGATCGGAATCAACACGATGGGGATGATTGAATCAGAAATCCACCAGATGTTTGTGAAATTGCTCGATGGCCGCCACAAAATCTTGAATTTCGACACCCCCTCAATCTCtgttttcatcctcaaacgccGTATCGAAGCTCTAACCTCTGTCCCCTCCCACCTTCAACTCCTCCGATTTAACAACTCCCGCATCCTCCATGATCCCCAAACTTTGAAACTCGACGAATCCCGACAAGCTACTGAAATCCCAGAAATCCTAGACCTGAATACCGATGGTTTTCGCCGCACGGGTGGTTTGGCCCCTAATCAATTGTTTTGTAGTGGATCGCCCGGCTTTCAATCACGCTCGGATCGAGAGGTGGGGAAGTTTCCAGTGGTGGTCCATCTGTCGCTCAGGCTTAGAGGTGGGAAAGGAGGGTTTGGGTCTTTGCTAAGAGGTGCGGCGACGAAGGCTGGACAGAAGAAAACGAATAATTTTGACGCTTGTAGGGATATGAGTGGGCGGAGGCTCAGACATGTCAACGCGGAGAAGAAGTTGGAGGAATGGAGGGCCGAAGCAGATGAAAGGAAGTTGGAGAGGATGGCCGAGGATTATATTAAAAAGAAGACCAAGGAAATTGCTAAGACTGGGAAGAGCAAGGGGGTTGATAGTGCTGAGAAGTATGTGGCAAAGTATAGGGAAGAATCATCCAAGTGCATGGAGGAGGTGGAGAGGTCGGTCCGGGAATCGATGAATTGGATGAAGAGGAAGGATGGTAAAAATGAGACCGTGAATCATGCCAAGCGGTTGAAGATATGGTATGAAATTTCCTCCTGTATTTTGCTctgcattttatttttttgtatgaGGTTGGATTTGGAGACTTGACTAGAAATATTACTGCCTCAGATAACTTTATAATCAGGGTGCTGGCCGAATTTGCTGAAAATCATGTGACaattaattcataaaaaatGTATCATTGGTTCGTTAGAACTTTTGAAAGTTCGAAATTGTGGCGCGATATTATATTGTATGAGAGCATTGAAAATGGATACAAAGTTTAAATCTGTTTGTAGAACATTATCAAGCCATTCGAtctttaattttgaaattatgaatCTAAAAGTTTCTGATTTACTCATGGTTTGTGACAGT
It encodes:
- the LOC140841479 gene encoding uncharacterized protein, encoding MGMIESEIHQMFVKLLDGRHKILNFDTPSISVFILKRRIEALTSVPSHLQLLRFNNSRILHDPQTLKLDESRQATEIPEILDLNTDGFRRTGGLAPNQLFCSGSPGFQSRSDREVGKFPVVVHLSLRLRGGKGGFGSLLRGAATKAGQKKTNNFDACRDMSGRRLRHVNAEKKLEEWRAEADERKLERMAEDYIKKKTKEIAKTGKSKGVDSAEKYVAKYREESSKCMEEVERSVRESMNWMKRKDGKNETVNHAKRLKIWSGKRKIGDSDSEDMDEEDIDGDKRVEDAKSVITDNGNLSDSSKEAEDTPCSVTCEKVISGYLDEDSPGYQEEDVSAKESPNSDNSLDGCVDDGKGTSRNEPAVENLEEIMDHNGAKVEVPHKFDSSKSKEMVGQFPGVSVPEEIATSTAEVISVTNSDPLEEVSASVSSEVQVLDKPLNFDEYNSAAELDVLGMERLKAELQRRGLKCGGTLQERAARLFLLKTTPLEMLPKKVLAKK